In a genomic window of Pedobacter sp. KBS0701:
- a CDS encoding histidine kinase yields the protein MVIAEKDFLRAQINPHLLFNTLNFIRHATKHHTADASFAISALTDLMEYALEDSKSDYVPLNKEIEQMENLIELNRLRFEHLLNLNYTKDISNVKAVILPIILLTLAETYSNMG from the coding sequence CTGGTCATCGCAGAAAAAGACTTTCTTCGGGCACAGATCAACCCGCACCTGCTTTTTAATACCCTTAATTTTATCCGGCATGCCACCAAACACCATACCGCCGACGCATCATTCGCCATCTCCGCCCTAACTGATCTGATGGAATATGCACTGGAGGACAGCAAAAGCGATTATGTTCCCCTCAATAAGGAAATTGAACAGATGGAAAACCTGATTGAGCTGAACCGCCTGCGCTTCGAACACCTGCTCAACCTGAATTATACCAAAGATATCAGCAACGTAAAAGCAGTCATTTTGCCGATCATCCTCCTGACACTCGCCGAAACCTATTCAAACATGGGATAG
- a CDS encoding DUF6088 family protein has translation MPSIHSNIENSIKRYKRGELVFPVDFRGKGNHDAVKKTLSRLAQEGILRRLGHGIYVLPKKDPIFGEILPSAEQVAISLAKKDQVRIKPAGAHALHKLGLSMQVPTKLVYLTDGTAREIKIGKNIIKFKATTPKKLSLKGTYSSLIILALEELGLDNIDEAMERRLKELLKLENAQTLNQDLKKATVQVAEYITKLIIADDPVA, from the coding sequence TTGCCTAGTATTCATTCCAATATAGAAAACTCGATCAAACGCTACAAAAGGGGCGAGTTGGTTTTTCCTGTCGATTTTAGGGGAAAGGGGAACCATGATGCTGTTAAAAAGACATTATCCAGGCTTGCACAGGAAGGTATCCTCAGAAGGTTGGGCCATGGCATTTATGTACTGCCCAAGAAAGATCCGATTTTTGGAGAGATACTGCCTTCGGCAGAGCAGGTAGCTATTTCCCTGGCTAAAAAAGATCAGGTCAGGATAAAGCCTGCTGGTGCTCATGCGCTTCATAAATTGGGCCTTAGTATGCAGGTACCGACCAAACTGGTATATTTAACCGATGGTACAGCAAGGGAAATCAAAATTGGAAAGAACATTATTAAGTTCAAGGCCACTACACCTAAAAAGCTGTCATTGAAGGGGACCTATAGTAGCCTGATCATTTTGGCACTGGAAGAGCTTGGTCTTGATAACATTGATGAGGCGATGGAAAGGCGCTTAAAAGAGCTGTTGAAACTGGAAAATGCACAGACTCTTAATCAGGATTTAAAAAAGGCGACTGTTCAAGTTGCAGAATATATAACTAAACTTATTATTGCAGATGATCCAGTGGCTTAA
- the lepB gene encoding signal peptidase I encodes MKRFFLVTGVSVLVAVLLRLFVGEPCYISSASMEPTILVGDWLWIDKASYGSLLPKRLSEIPLINIFTWNKKLRNKDLNSDWGQHRSKGWAVPKKNDVVVFKSPDEPEVLLVKRIFEYLPEGTVIMLNQQNLPRYESILKQEDKKTGDILSKIKLNPFGNTAYILQNSYFFVLGDNPKISRDSRFFGYLKGDRIVGKASLIITSTKSLKRSFLGIPDLPL; translated from the coding sequence ATGAAAAGATTTTTTTTGGTAACGGGCGTATCCGTTCTGGTAGCTGTGCTGTTGCGTTTATTCGTTGGCGAGCCCTGCTATATCTCAAGTGCCAGCATGGAGCCAACCATCCTAGTGGGTGACTGGTTATGGATTGATAAGGCCTCATACGGAAGCCTGTTGCCAAAACGACTATCTGAAATTCCACTCATCAATATTTTTACCTGGAACAAAAAACTTCGGAACAAAGACCTGAACTCGGATTGGGGCCAGCACCGGTCGAAGGGCTGGGCGGTCCCCAAAAAAAACGATGTAGTCGTTTTTAAAAGTCCGGACGAACCTGAAGTGCTCCTGGTCAAAAGGATTTTTGAATATCTGCCTGAAGGAACAGTAATAATGCTCAATCAACAGAATCTACCGAGATACGAGAGCATTTTGAAACAGGAAGACAAAAAAACAGGTGATATCCTTTCCAAAATCAAGCTTAATCCATTTGGCAATACGGCTTATATATTACAAAACAGTTATTTTTTCGTGTTGGGCGACAATCCAAAGATTTCGAGGGACAGCCGTTTTTTTGGCTATCTGAAAGGTGATCGGATTGTCGGAAAAGCCAGCCTCATTATCACCTCAACAAAATCACTCAAGAGAAGCTTTTTAGGAATTCCTGATCTTCCGCTGTAA
- a CDS encoding outer membrane lipoprotein-sorting protein has protein sequence MNFPKIISILLLSAFGSVTLRAQEAAKPDPTVIVKDCIEAMGGETFLRSITTLYTDIKTETEGREVNYITREMLPNKGSFKIVYKGRTVFQNWFDGKKAFETVNGAVKKADLAEFKDKFDRKNIFNELDWIRPELWTLKFLNEEKLGLKDCYKIKATRKSGLVELLYFDKETKLLQRDDKVEDVNKNSFSTTIYLNYQKYSGLTFASEMKIGNKNSLQALNVVELKINSDVSETDFKP, from the coding sequence ATGAACTTTCCCAAAATAATATCAATTCTGTTGCTATCCGCTTTTGGCAGCGTTACGCTTCGGGCCCAGGAGGCCGCGAAGCCGGATCCCACAGTCATCGTAAAAGATTGCATTGAGGCAATGGGTGGAGAAACCTTTCTCCGTAGTATTACAACATTGTACACTGATATCAAGACAGAAACGGAGGGTAGGGAGGTCAATTACATTACAAGGGAAATGTTGCCAAATAAGGGTAGTTTTAAGATTGTATACAAAGGCAGAACTGTATTTCAAAACTGGTTTGATGGGAAAAAGGCTTTTGAAACCGTTAATGGTGCGGTTAAAAAAGCCGATCTTGCTGAGTTTAAAGACAAGTTTGATAGAAAAAATATTTTTAATGAACTTGACTGGATCAGGCCGGAACTCTGGACCCTTAAATTTCTGAATGAGGAAAAACTGGGGCTAAAGGACTGTTACAAAATTAAGGCAACCCGGAAAAGTGGGTTGGTTGAGCTGTTGTATTTTGACAAGGAAACCAAATTGCTGCAGCGTGATGATAAGGTTGAAGATGTAAACAAAAACAGCTTTTCCACAACAATTTACCTGAATTATCAAAAGTATTCAGGCCTGACCTTCGCATCCGAAATGAAAATAGGGAACAAGAACAGTTTGCAGGCCCTGAACGTTGTGGAGCTGAAGATCAATTCAGACGTAAGCGAAACAGATTTTAAACCTTAG
- a CDS encoding DUF805 domain-containing protein yields MFKAPLSFYGRIRRTEFALTQILYMITYFFVLVFENNKAVGSWIVIILLLPIYLLISQGAKRCHDLGRSGWWQLVPFYGLMMFFAAGDFGPNQYGDNPKGEGNADYDEFGYDFKTGKMMGAEGSEPSQALREIKPD; encoded by the coding sequence ATGTTCAAAGCCCCCCTTTCTTTTTATGGCAGGATCCGTCGTACGGAATTTGCCTTAACCCAGATTCTCTATATGATTACCTACTTTTTTGTTCTGGTTTTTGAGAACAATAAGGCAGTTGGCAGCTGGATCGTGATTATTTTACTTCTGCCTATTTATCTGTTGATTTCTCAGGGTGCAAAACGCTGCCATGATCTGGGTAGATCAGGTTGGTGGCAGTTGGTCCCTTTTTACGGACTGATGATGTTTTTTGCTGCAGGTGATTTTGGCCCCAATCAGTATGGCGATAATCCAAAAGGAGAGGGTAATGCGGATTATGATGAATTCGGGTATGACTTTAAGACGGGTAAAATGATGGGTGCGGAAGGGAGCGAGCCGTCGCAGGCTTTGCGTGAGATAAAACCAGATTAA
- a CDS encoding thioredoxin family protein, whose translation MKVLLKFTFPIFIAILTVFVISSFLPFRRGKVILPKALMGNWINAVNNNFEYGFFEDFAIYKNKFINYERVIDDGSGVYKILFGDQAGLKELKLQLGSGGEMTVLEKGGLNSRFVLMKSKYPEYKSQDTSSFQRPDFKVDSVTVIGYYRNMDAGIKGFVDRFFRAPFEVSLYDFIKGEDVKYYADFDKLGRFKITFPVMNAQELYLDWKRARIKAVAEPGDTLLLFLDVADYVPQKNDGSYQGYLQRSKQLLFMGRNARINNELNAYPESTLSLDRSAAAGLGDMDYLEKSKDVFNRRNAHLGSYIGSHRTLSSKFVTYKRTEEKYDFAFNLMQHRFDISGRQNPKLEERYLKFVNDNFNLGNDLDYTLTRYFGLFVNDYLKYLSGNGASSSVLFKDIGQRLKDDHKLTPDIASQISEIDVLLKKLDSSSQKETVYAELDKRSNALNALEIIRKTAEVLQSEKSFLDFSTADTLLTNPNLKELWLTNRYHYWFEVLRRPLSRQAEMFFMENVHNPFLVHNIQQLQAHYLVLANQNKSFIADHLKPLQDSKNAKQLLQELLKPYKGKVVYMDFWGTWCSPCRKDLKFANSLKAKVNSKDVVYLYLANRSPEETWKNIIGEYNLMGDNVVHHRLPNEQQAMLERELGVTSFPTYILVDRSGTIVSNKPGSPSNLDITASNIKKAL comes from the coding sequence ATGAAAGTCCTGTTAAAATTTACTTTCCCAATTTTTATTGCTATACTGACCGTATTTGTGATATCATCTTTTTTGCCCTTCAGAAGGGGTAAAGTAATATTACCGAAGGCGCTGATGGGCAATTGGATCAACGCGGTAAACAATAACTTCGAGTATGGCTTTTTTGAAGATTTTGCCATCTATAAAAACAAGTTTATCAACTATGAACGTGTCATAGACGATGGGAGTGGGGTTTATAAGATTTTGTTCGGGGATCAGGCAGGCCTAAAGGAGTTGAAATTACAACTTGGCTCGGGCGGAGAAATGACGGTTCTGGAAAAGGGCGGGTTAAATTCACGTTTTGTTTTAATGAAGAGCAAATATCCCGAGTATAAATCCCAGGATACTTCCTCTTTTCAGCGGCCCGATTTCAAAGTCGATTCGGTTACGGTCATCGGTTATTACCGGAATATGGATGCCGGGATCAAAGGATTCGTCGACCGCTTTTTTCGTGCACCGTTTGAAGTATCACTATATGATTTCATTAAAGGAGAAGATGTCAAATATTATGCTGATTTTGATAAGCTGGGACGTTTTAAGATCACCTTCCCGGTAATGAATGCGCAGGAACTTTATCTTGACTGGAAGCGGGCAAGGATCAAAGCAGTTGCAGAGCCGGGTGATACGCTGTTGTTATTTTTGGATGTTGCTGATTATGTCCCCCAAAAGAACGATGGTTCCTACCAGGGCTATCTACAGAGATCAAAACAGTTACTGTTCATGGGCCGCAATGCCAGGATCAATAATGAATTAAACGCTTATCCGGAGTCTACCTTGAGCTTGGATAGGTCCGCGGCTGCAGGTCTGGGGGATATGGATTATCTTGAAAAGTCTAAAGATGTTTTCAACAGGAGGAATGCTCATCTTGGATCCTATATCGGGTCGCACAGGACCTTGTCCTCTAAATTTGTCACTTACAAACGAACAGAGGAAAAATATGACTTCGCATTCAACCTCATGCAACATCGCTTTGATATCTCCGGAAGGCAGAACCCAAAACTTGAGGAACGATATTTAAAATTTGTTAATGATAATTTTAATTTAGGCAACGATCTGGATTATACGCTAACGCGTTATTTTGGCCTCTTTGTTAATGACTATTTAAAATATCTTTCTGGAAACGGCGCCTCCAGTTCGGTACTCTTTAAAGATATTGGACAGCGCTTAAAAGATGATCATAAACTCACTCCGGATATAGCTTCACAAATTTCCGAAATCGACGTATTACTGAAGAAGCTCGATTCCTCTTCTCAAAAGGAAACTGTTTACGCTGAGCTTGATAAACGCTCCAATGCCCTGAACGCCCTGGAGATAATTAGAAAAACTGCTGAGGTTTTACAATCTGAAAAGTCTTTTCTGGATTTTTCAACCGCTGACACGTTGCTTACCAATCCGAACCTTAAAGAACTGTGGTTGACCAATAGATATCATTACTGGTTTGAAGTGTTGAGGAGACCGCTATCCAGGCAGGCAGAAATGTTTTTTATGGAAAACGTGCACAATCCGTTCCTGGTCCATAACATTCAGCAACTTCAGGCCCATTACCTGGTCCTGGCCAATCAGAACAAAAGTTTTATTGCAGATCATCTGAAGCCTTTGCAAGACAGTAAAAATGCAAAACAACTACTGCAAGAGCTGCTAAAGCCTTATAAGGGTAAGGTGGTATATATGGACTTTTGGGGTACCTGGTGCAGTCCGTGCAGGAAAGACTTAAAGTTTGCCAATAGCCTGAAGGCTAAAGTAAACTCCAAGGACGTTGTTTACCTGTACCTGGCCAATAGGTCTCCGGAAGAAACGTGGAAAAATATTATAGGTGAATATAATCTGATGGGTGATAATGTTGTTCATCATCGGCTGCCGAATGAGCAACAGGCGATGCTCGAGCGGGAATTGGGGGTGACATCTTTCCCGACTTATATACTCGTTGACCGGTCCGGAACGATCGTGAGTAACAAACCCGGATCACCTTCTAATTTAGATATAACCGCGTCAAACATTAAGAAGGCGTTGTAA
- a CDS encoding type IV secretory system conjugative DNA transfer family protein, with translation MLQEEPEIRVLINPFISALQRKAMPQLEGQIASAKIGLARLSSPQLYYVLSGNDFTLDINNPLEPKIVCMGNNPQKVQTYGAVLSLYVNRMLKLVNEKGMLKSSIVFDEYSSIFVGGMDSHIAVARGYKCATTLGLQDFSQLRKDYGQEQADVITNIVGNIISGQVSGDTAKKLSENFGKIVQDKESKSINSSDISISRSTQMDYAVPASKIASLSSGEFVGIVADNPEEKIKLKMFHCEIQNDHQAIAEEMEGYLPIPRPREVSYGDIVENYMMIKNEVAALLEEECGKILARAEGRALSEEDKVKNEEFDVDDGDREQLVSI, from the coding sequence GTGTTGCAGGAAGAGCCGGAGATCAGGGTATTGATCAATCCATTTATTTCTGCTTTGCAGCGCAAGGCGATGCCACAACTGGAAGGGCAGATTGCCTCGGCCAAGATTGGCCTGGCCAGGCTGTCTTCACCACAGTTGTATTATGTGTTGAGCGGTAATGATTTCACCTTGGATATCAATAACCCTCTGGAGCCGAAGATTGTCTGTATGGGCAATAATCCGCAGAAGGTGCAGACCTATGGGGCGGTGCTTTCGCTTTATGTGAACCGGATGTTAAAGCTGGTGAACGAAAAGGGGATGCTGAAAAGTAGCATTGTTTTCGATGAGTATTCTTCGATTTTTGTGGGGGGAATGGACAGTCATATTGCGGTAGCGAGAGGATATAAATGTGCAACTACCTTAGGATTGCAGGATTTTTCGCAGTTGAGGAAGGATTACGGGCAGGAGCAGGCGGATGTCATCACGAACATTGTAGGCAATATTATCAGTGGGCAGGTGAGTGGGGATACAGCGAAAAAACTGTCTGAGAATTTTGGAAAGATCGTACAGGATAAGGAAAGCAAAAGTATCAACAGTTCTGATATTTCGATTTCGAGGTCTACGCAGATGGATTATGCGGTGCCGGCTTCTAAGATCGCTTCTTTGTCATCGGGGGAGTTTGTGGGCATTGTGGCGGATAATCCGGAGGAGAAGATTAAACTGAAAATGTTTCATTGTGAAATACAGAATGACCATCAGGCGATTGCGGAGGAGATGGAAGGTTATTTGCCGATTCCAAGGCCGAGGGAGGTGAGTTATGGGGATATCGTGGAAAATTATATGATGATTAAAAATGAGGTTGCGGCTTTGTTGGAGGAAGAGTGTGGGAAGATTTTGGCGAGGGCGGAAGGTAGGGCGTTGTCGGAAGAAGATAAGGTAAAGAATGAGGAGTTTGATGTTGACGATGGTGATCGGGAGCAGTTGGTTAGTATTTGA
- a CDS encoding LytTR family DNA-binding domain-containing protein, with protein MELTSIAIDDEPQALAEIGELLSLTPGINLRATFNNVNDAIHNLQEFGPVDIVFCDISMPVTDGIKGAKMLKVYCDHLVYITAHRNYAEEAFHEGASGYLVKPINHERLIEKVEQLKETQEKNRRIEYSEKKFAFITGKTKHSFIQVFYSEIIYFEALLNHIKIITTRNTEITYIGLKQLERDLMRHPDFIRIGKSHMISINYLKKVEGNMAFMSNGECLSVGEKYRNAFTAILRKGMLSGG; from the coding sequence ATGGAACTTACCAGTATCGCTATCGATGATGAGCCGCAAGCCCTTGCCGAAATCGGGGAACTCCTTTCGCTTACTCCAGGGATCAACCTACGCGCAACTTTCAACAATGTAAACGACGCCATCCACAATCTTCAGGAATTCGGACCGGTGGATATCGTCTTCTGTGATATCAGCATGCCGGTTACCGACGGTATTAAAGGCGCAAAGATGCTGAAAGTCTATTGTGACCACTTGGTCTATATCACTGCACACCGCAACTACGCAGAAGAAGCATTTCACGAAGGCGCATCCGGATACCTGGTCAAACCCATCAACCATGAACGCCTGATCGAAAAGGTAGAACAGCTAAAGGAAACCCAGGAAAAAAACCGGCGGATAGAATATAGCGAAAAGAAGTTCGCCTTCATTACCGGAAAGACCAAGCATAGTTTTATCCAGGTGTTCTACAGCGAGATCATATACTTTGAGGCGCTGCTCAACCATATCAAGATCATTACCACCAGAAATACCGAGATCACCTATATAGGTCTTAAACAACTGGAAAGGGACCTGATGCGCCATCCGGACTTTATCAGGATCGGTAAATCGCACATGATCTCCATCAACTACCTGAAAAAAGTCGAAGGTAACATGGCCTTCATGAGCAACGGAGAATGTCTCTCAGTCGGGGAGAAATACCGGAACGCATTTACAGCAATCCTCCGGAAAGGCATGCTTAGCGGAGGTTAA
- a CDS encoding nucleotidyl transferase AbiEii/AbiGii toxin family protein: MDRFSEDIDLALDPEAFGIKYVTSPSRGYLHKLKKGGCEFTGNDLMEALRIELLGLGLAEGSFTLEAQEVKAEMPDKDPQVLFLRYRSLFDPNPYLPDEVKIEVSVRSKLEPHLPVKIKSLLYEYFPNEAYLEDPFVVTAVKPHKTFLEKAFLLHEEFAKPHKDKIRTERMSRHLYDLEKMMDTPFAKEALSDPEFYYGLIDHRKHYSALKGVDYDGLAHNVIDFHPPESHIVAYEVDYKSMREFMIYGASLEPDKLFSRIKILCERFRKAKL, encoded by the coding sequence ATAGACAGGTTTTCAGAAGATATCGATCTAGCCTTAGATCCAGAAGCTTTTGGAATCAAATATGTGACAAGTCCTTCCAGGGGCTATCTGCATAAACTGAAAAAAGGCGGGTGCGAGTTCACAGGAAACGATCTGATGGAAGCGCTGCGTATTGAACTGCTTGGCTTGGGGCTTGCCGAGGGTAGTTTTACCTTGGAAGCACAGGAGGTAAAAGCGGAAATGCCGGATAAAGATCCCCAAGTACTTTTTTTAAGGTATAGGTCTCTATTTGACCCGAACCCTTATCTTCCCGATGAGGTCAAGATCGAGGTGAGTGTAAGGTCCAAGCTAGAGCCTCATTTGCCGGTAAAGATAAAAAGCCTGCTTTATGAATATTTTCCAAATGAGGCATATCTGGAAGATCCCTTTGTGGTGACTGCCGTAAAGCCTCACAAAACCTTCCTGGAAAAGGCTTTTTTGCTTCATGAGGAGTTTGCAAAGCCACATAAGGATAAAATACGTACCGAACGGATGTCCCGTCATTTATATGACCTGGAAAAAATGATGGATACGCCTTTTGCGAAGGAAGCGCTTTCTGATCCCGAATTCTATTACGGCCTTATTGATCACCGAAAACACTATAGTGCGCTCAAAGGGGTTGATTATGATGGCCTAGCGCATAATGTAATCGATTTTCATCCGCCCGAAAGTCATATCGTAGCATATGAGGTTGATTACAAGTCTATGCGCGAGTTCATGATCTATGGGGCATCGCTTGAGCCTGATAAACTTTTTTCTAGAATAAAAATTTTGTGTGAGCGTTTCAGAAAGGCAAAACTATAA
- a CDS encoding mannosyltransferase, with product MLNIKMPDTRSKLYLFTTFGLVYLIAVIFSNGYYHPDEHYQLIEFAGLKLDWNSAADLTWEFDRKIRPTLQPFIAVAIFKSLGFLGIKDAFILSGALRFFSACFSFLSIYLFTNTFKGEVKEKFRIWFYILSFCLWFLPSVNVRFSSETWCGNCLIIAIVLIRRIHTHRQNPLWIGIFLGLAFEFRFQSTFATIGLLAWLILISKIESGKLLWIITGGILILSLGIALDSCYYGQVVITPYEYFKANLMDGIASNYGTSPWHNYIHLIIVAPTAIIGSGILFSLVWSVIYLPKHIIVWAVFPFILLHTLIPHKELRFLFPIINLVPLLITLMIQYVDDLTVKIKDLKLPFRLLLYISLATNMLGLISLIFKPAGNGSANMIRYIDRKYKQVDSVSVYCLPENNPYVIGSARGLKAKFYLSDNIILKDINWRNLKHPKSNAVYLMPLSNIVEGRILEKNGFRKEYIGLPEWIIFLNHFYGTFDGQSVPALYTKQTKN from the coding sequence ATGTTGAATATTAAAATGCCAGATACCAGATCCAAACTATACCTGTTTACAACATTTGGTCTGGTTTACCTTATTGCCGTAATATTCAGTAACGGATACTATCATCCTGATGAACACTACCAACTGATAGAATTTGCGGGGTTAAAGCTGGACTGGAATTCTGCTGCCGACCTTACCTGGGAGTTTGACAGGAAGATCCGGCCGACCTTGCAACCCTTTATCGCAGTGGCCATCTTTAAGAGCCTTGGCTTTTTAGGCATAAAGGATGCATTTATTTTATCGGGAGCGCTTAGGTTCTTTTCGGCTTGCTTCTCTTTTCTTTCCATTTACCTGTTTACAAATACGTTTAAAGGAGAAGTAAAGGAAAAATTCCGGATATGGTTTTACATTTTATCTTTCTGCCTGTGGTTCTTACCCTCAGTTAATGTCAGGTTCTCATCTGAAACATGGTGCGGCAACTGTTTGATCATTGCTATCGTCCTGATCCGGCGGATCCATACTCACCGTCAAAATCCACTGTGGATCGGAATATTCCTGGGCTTAGCCTTTGAGTTCCGCTTCCAATCCACGTTCGCCACGATCGGCCTTCTTGCCTGGTTGATCTTGATCTCGAAGATTGAGTCTGGCAAACTACTTTGGATCATTACCGGTGGAATACTTATACTGTCCCTCGGGATAGCACTGGACAGCTGCTATTATGGACAGGTCGTCATCACACCCTACGAGTATTTCAAAGCGAACTTAATGGACGGAATTGCCTCGAATTATGGGACAAGTCCGTGGCATAACTATATTCATTTGATCATCGTTGCCCCTACTGCAATCATTGGCTCCGGCATATTATTCTCGCTGGTTTGGTCTGTGATCTATTTACCGAAACATATCATCGTGTGGGCGGTTTTCCCGTTTATATTACTGCACACCCTCATTCCCCACAAAGAACTCCGGTTTTTATTTCCGATCATTAATCTGGTTCCGCTCCTGATCACTCTGATGATCCAATACGTAGATGATCTTACCGTTAAGATCAAAGATCTAAAATTGCCTTTTCGACTTCTATTGTATATTTCACTAGCTACTAATATGCTGGGGCTGATCAGTCTTATCTTTAAGCCAGCCGGGAACGGTTCGGCCAACATGATCCGATACATCGATCGAAAATATAAACAGGTAGATTCTGTGAGCGTTTACTGCCTACCCGAAAACAATCCATATGTCATCGGAAGTGCAAGAGGACTTAAAGCAAAATTTTATCTCTCAGACAATATCATTTTGAAGGACATCAACTGGCGTAACCTTAAACACCCCAAATCCAATGCCGTATACCTCATGCCGTTGAGTAATATAGTGGAAGGGCGAATACTGGAAAAAAACGGCTTTAGAAAGGAATATATTGGACTACCTGAATGGATAATCTTCCTAAATCATTTTTACGGAACCTTTGACGGCCAATCCGTGCCTGCCCTGTACACAAAGCAAACTAAAAACTGA
- a CDS encoding M12 family metallopeptidase — MKKTILFALSFMVLLLLSLGCKKNDNNAQQVSAQENPAAKSLELRQGYYLGSLISYERVDGRNIFNGDMVIPDEQITTKLPEVTTEGHGPAGAYKWPNHKVSYRFASGFTTAQTNTILTAMADWTAKSGIIFEAVTSGYYLTIQPGSANNCTVGYVSGATMNLSNPEAKGIVVHELGHAIGLHHEQLRADRDAYIAVKWDNITTAAQSGYNKLTGMNYGGTTFDISSIMLYGSYNGYGAINSSLPTTTRLDGSTWIDNSWSGTKSPSTKDAGWVKAIYGI, encoded by the coding sequence ATGAAAAAGACAATATTATTTGCGTTATCCTTTATGGTATTGCTATTGCTCTCACTGGGGTGCAAAAAAAATGACAACAACGCGCAACAGGTTTCAGCGCAAGAAAACCCTGCTGCAAAAAGTCTGGAATTGAGGCAGGGCTATTACCTGGGCTCGTTAATCAGTTACGAGCGAGTTGACGGTAGAAATATTTTTAATGGCGATATGGTTATTCCAGATGAACAGATTACCACAAAACTACCGGAAGTTACAACCGAAGGACACGGGCCGGCAGGAGCATACAAGTGGCCAAACCACAAAGTCTCCTATAGGTTTGCCTCTGGATTTACTACTGCTCAGACAAACACTATCTTGACAGCCATGGCCGACTGGACCGCAAAATCAGGAATTATCTTTGAGGCGGTAACTTCGGGCTATTACCTGACTATACAGCCGGGAAGTGCGAATAATTGTACTGTGGGCTATGTTAGCGGGGCGACAATGAATCTTTCGAATCCGGAGGCTAAAGGCATTGTTGTTCATGAGCTGGGTCATGCCATCGGTTTACACCATGAACAGCTGCGTGCAGATCGTGATGCTTATATCGCTGTAAAATGGGATAATATCACTACGGCAGCACAATCGGGATATAATAAACTTACCGGCATGAATTATGGTGGGACCACTTTTGACATCAGTTCAATTATGCTTTATGGATCATACAATGGATATGGCGCGATCAATAGCAGTCTTCCAACTACGACACGACTGGATGGTTCCACCTGGATCGATAATTCCTGGAGTGGTACAAAATCCCCGTCCACCAAAGATGCCGGTTGGGTGAAGGCTATTTATGGTATTTAA